From Blastocatellia bacterium, one genomic window encodes:
- a CDS encoding tetratricopeptide repeat protein: protein MSDARFLLHFNLATCVMVGLAVLVPLEKPLTTHAEGRPPVVQSQRGNEAFSRERSGARAARRPGGAASLDSLRAAVRKTPDSAEAHHALGIALGEAGELDEAIVELETALRLKADDRETLYNLGQTYLKRATTAKAIDERRSTTDFVRALDLLQRAWHLGFVRPEIHTHLGTIYLHTGNIAAAAVEFQEAIRLNPRSAEAYNNLGTAFVHLGRLDDALGAFRKAVELNPGLVGAHLNLAQAIEHRYGGYTPAVVSEWRSAVRRNPRSVVALIHYGHALQMTQRFPEAARQFRRALALQPDLAIAHYYLGQTLRQLHDLEGAERHLRQAIGWHPEDPAFYTELGLVYFDRGNLTEAVAALREAVRLNPNSSRATYALGRALSALGRSEEGAVFLARAQDLQRFQKARENAQAEIAEGLTYLQRGELDVAIDSLTRALKEWPDSPEANCYLGIALAQKGDSTRARQAFQTALRQAPLNGEIRYNYGLALLRWGLIDDAVREFQQAVRVKPTDGLLRCALGKALLLQGKTSEGEQELKRARELGACSSSERQTKPN from the coding sequence ATGTCAGATGCGCGATTCCTTCTCCATTTCAACCTGGCGACCTGTGTGATGGTCGGTCTGGCCGTCTTGGTTCCGCTGGAGAAACCGCTCACCACTCATGCGGAAGGGAGACCACCTGTCGTTCAGTCACAACGGGGAAACGAGGCTTTCTCCCGTGAACGTTCTGGCGCACGGGCAGCCCGAAGACCAGGCGGCGCGGCGTCTCTTGATTCTCTCCGAGCGGCAGTGCGTAAGACGCCGGATTCTGCCGAAGCCCATCACGCACTGGGCATTGCGCTGGGTGAGGCCGGAGAGCTGGACGAAGCGATTGTTGAACTGGAAACGGCATTGCGATTGAAGGCGGACGATCGAGAAACCCTTTACAACCTCGGCCAGACGTATCTCAAACGAGCGACGACCGCGAAAGCGATTGACGAGCGAAGATCAACCACTGATTTCGTGCGGGCTCTTGATCTTTTGCAGCGGGCCTGGCATTTGGGATTCGTCAGGCCGGAAATTCACACACATTTGGGGACCATCTATCTTCACACGGGCAATATCGCCGCCGCGGCTGTTGAATTTCAGGAGGCGATTCGCCTGAATCCCCGGTCGGCGGAAGCCTACAACAATCTCGGCACGGCGTTCGTTCATCTGGGAAGACTCGATGACGCCCTCGGGGCGTTTCGCAAGGCCGTCGAGCTGAATCCGGGACTCGTCGGAGCCCACCTGAATCTTGCCCAAGCGATCGAACACCGCTATGGGGGATACACGCCGGCGGTCGTTTCGGAGTGGCGATCGGCCGTGCGACGAAATCCTCGATCAGTGGTGGCCCTCATCCATTACGGCCATGCGTTACAGATGACGCAACGCTTTCCGGAAGCCGCCCGCCAGTTTCGACGGGCGCTGGCCCTCCAGCCCGATTTAGCGATTGCGCATTACTACCTCGGTCAGACACTACGCCAGCTCCATGATCTTGAGGGAGCCGAGCGCCACCTCCGCCAGGCTATTGGTTGGCACCCGGAGGATCCTGCGTTTTACACCGAACTGGGATTGGTTTATTTTGACCGGGGGAACTTGACCGAAGCCGTGGCAGCTTTACGTGAGGCGGTTCGCCTCAATCCGAATAGCAGCCGGGCCACTTATGCTCTCGGTCGAGCGCTTTCCGCTCTCGGTCGCTCAGAGGAGGGAGCCGTGTTTCTCGCCAGGGCTCAGGATTTGCAGCGCTTTCAGAAGGCCAGAGAAAATGCCCAGGCGGAGATCGCCGAAGGACTGACATACCTTCAGCGCGGCGAGCTTGACGTGGCAATTGATTCCCTCACACGAGCACTGAAGGAGTGGCCTGATTCTCCCGAAGCGAACTGTTATCTTGGAATCGCTCTCGCGCAGAAGGGCGACAGCACCCGCGCCCGCCAGGCTTTCCAGACAGCGCTTCGGCAGGCGCCCCTCAACGGCGAGATTCGCTACAACTACGGCCTCGCATTGCTTCGTTGGGGCTTGATTGATGACGCCGTGCGGGAGTTCCAGCAGGCCGTTCGCGTGAAGCCGACCGATGGACTTCTTCGCTGCGCTCTCGGAAAGGCCCTTCTCCTACAGGGTAAGACCTCGGAGGGAGAGCAAGAACTCAAGCGGGCCCGTGAGCTGGGCGCGTGTTCTTCCTCCGAGCGCCAAACCAAACCGAACTGA
- a CDS encoding NEW3 domain-containing protein, with amino-acid sequence MKKFASSLLALGLLYPQLWVRDTRAQVREVIENQNAAAVWQALKRLRTTVTVLHVTAHPDDEDGALLAWLSRGQGVRTGLLTLNRGEGGANLIGPELFDALGIVRTEELLAAGRYYGVDQFFTRVVDFGFSKRLDETLEKWGRETVLRDVVRVIRLYRPDIIISRFQGNAQDGHGNHQTAGVMSQEGFRAAADPNRFPEHFREGLRPWQVKKLYTAPFSLRRGGQAAQSDARVLRIDTGTYDPLLGRSYREIAREGLSHQRSQGAGSTRVPPGSGFSFLRLIASTIPSGESETSLFDGLDTTLVGLARLARPTLDLTTDLAELQDLVESALGSFDARRPEGVVPFLTAGLRKTRAIIEKVRHSSLDATAKDELLFRLGNKENEFVDAINKALGLAMEVLVDPTVSAEENPFFQPRETFAVAIPGQQFTLTATVVNRSHVQIEPVEMTLRTPPGWRVSKRREEIGPLGYNGQARTQFELTVPDNAEYTRPYWSRESEYHDAVYTIHKPEYLNLPYAPPDVMGVFRYRIDGVAVSLERPAQTVYMDRPWGEQRRLLVVAPPMSVTISPRIGVIPLGTRTYTVRVEILNNVKGAAQAKVRLRLPEGWTASPAEAPVAFTHEGEIQAVTFRLSIPRTEAGKSYTVEAVGEYKGKEYTEGYQVIVHRDLEPRHLYRPAKAELRAVDVKVAPGLRIGYIMGVGDKVPESLEQIGVKVEMLGEQELATAALDQFDAIIIGIRAYAVRDDLKAYNRRLLDYVERGGNLIVQYQTQEFDAAPFGPFPYKLGPRAEEVSEEDAPVTILDPANPIFNAPNKITARDFEGWVEERGSKFLSEWDERYKPLLVCNDRGQEPQRGGFVQARYGRGTYTYAAYAFYRQLPAGVAGAYRLFANMISLNRVQRQKS; translated from the coding sequence ATGAAGAAATTCGCAAGTAGTCTTCTTGCCCTTGGTCTTCTCTATCCCCAGCTCTGGGTGCGTGACACGCGGGCTCAGGTTCGGGAGGTCATCGAAAATCAGAATGCGGCGGCTGTCTGGCAGGCGCTCAAACGGCTGCGCACGACGGTCACCGTCCTTCACGTGACGGCCCACCCGGATGACGAAGATGGGGCGCTGCTAGCCTGGCTCAGTCGGGGCCAGGGCGTGCGAACGGGGCTTCTCACGCTCAATCGCGGAGAAGGGGGCGCGAATCTGATCGGACCGGAACTCTTCGACGCTCTGGGCATTGTCCGCACCGAGGAGCTTCTGGCCGCCGGTCGCTACTACGGAGTGGACCAGTTTTTCACCCGTGTTGTTGATTTTGGCTTCTCCAAGCGGCTGGACGAAACCCTGGAGAAGTGGGGGCGCGAGACGGTGCTGCGCGATGTCGTGCGCGTGATTCGTCTCTATCGTCCGGACATCATCATCTCTCGCTTTCAGGGCAACGCGCAGGATGGTCACGGCAATCACCAGACGGCTGGCGTCATGAGCCAGGAAGGATTTCGCGCGGCGGCCGATCCCAATCGTTTTCCTGAACACTTCCGCGAAGGACTTCGTCCCTGGCAGGTGAAGAAGCTGTACACGGCGCCGTTCTCGTTGCGCCGGGGCGGTCAGGCCGCTCAATCGGACGCGCGCGTTCTGCGGATTGATACGGGCACCTATGACCCCCTGCTCGGTCGGTCCTACCGGGAGATCGCACGAGAAGGTCTGAGTCACCAGCGATCTCAGGGAGCCGGATCAACGCGGGTGCCGCCGGGTTCGGGTTTTTCATTTCTGCGGCTCATCGCCAGCACAATCCCTTCGGGCGAGAGCGAAACGAGCCTCTTTGATGGGCTGGACACAACGCTCGTGGGCCTGGCTCGACTGGCCCGTCCGACGCTCGATCTGACAACCGACCTGGCCGAGCTTCAGGATCTGGTTGAATCAGCACTCGGCAGCTTCGATGCCCGCCGGCCCGAAGGCGTCGTCCCGTTTCTCACTGCCGGGTTGAGGAAGACCCGCGCGATCATTGAGAAAGTGCGACACTCGTCCCTCGATGCCACGGCTAAAGATGAACTCCTTTTCCGGCTGGGCAACAAAGAGAACGAATTTGTGGATGCCATCAATAAAGCCCTGGGTCTGGCAATGGAGGTGCTCGTAGATCCGACAGTCTCAGCCGAAGAGAACCCCTTTTTCCAGCCGCGCGAGACGTTCGCCGTGGCAATCCCGGGACAACAGTTCACGCTGACTGCGACGGTCGTCAACCGCAGCCACGTGCAGATTGAACCTGTGGAAATGACCCTGCGCACGCCGCCCGGTTGGCGCGTGAGCAAACGGCGGGAGGAGATCGGGCCTCTTGGCTACAACGGTCAGGCACGCACTCAGTTTGAGCTGACCGTGCCGGACAATGCCGAATACACCCGACCTTACTGGTCGCGCGAATCGGAGTACCATGATGCCGTTTACACCATCCACAAGCCGGAATACCTGAATCTTCCCTATGCGCCCCCGGATGTAATGGGCGTCTTTCGCTACCGGATTGATGGTGTCGCAGTCTCTCTCGAGCGACCGGCACAGACGGTCTACATGGACCGTCCATGGGGGGAACAACGTCGCCTGCTCGTTGTCGCTCCGCCCATGAGCGTAACGATCTCGCCACGCATCGGGGTCATTCCCCTTGGCACTCGAACCTACACCGTCCGCGTGGAAATCCTCAACAACGTCAAGGGAGCCGCCCAGGCAAAGGTTCGGCTGCGACTGCCCGAGGGATGGACAGCGTCGCCGGCAGAAGCTCCGGTGGCGTTCACACACGAAGGGGAGATCCAGGCTGTGACATTCCGTCTCTCGATCCCCCGCACGGAAGCGGGAAAAAGTTACACGGTCGAGGCGGTGGGCGAATACAAAGGCAAAGAATATACGGAAGGCTATCAGGTCATTGTGCATCGTGATCTCGAACCCCGCCATCTGTATCGCCCGGCCAAGGCCGAACTTCGCGCAGTTGACGTGAAGGTCGCTCCCGGTCTTCGGATCGGCTACATCATGGGCGTCGGAGATAAAGTCCCTGAGTCTCTGGAACAGATCGGGGTGAAAGTCGAGATGCTCGGCGAGCAGGAACTGGCTACGGCTGCTCTCGACCAGTTCGACGCGATCATCATCGGCATTCGCGCCTACGCCGTGCGCGATGATCTGAAGGCCTATAATCGCCGACTCCTCGATTACGTCGAGCGGGGCGGCAACCTCATCGTTCAGTACCAGACGCAGGAGTTCGATGCCGCGCCGTTTGGACCATTCCCCTACAAGCTCGGGCCACGCGCCGAAGAGGTCTCCGAAGAGGATGCTCCGGTAACCATCCTCGATCCCGCGAACCCCATCTTCAACGCGCCGAATAAAATCACGGCGCGCGATTTCGAGGGCTGGGTCGAGGAGCGCGGATCGAAGTTTCTGTCGGAGTGGGATGAACGGTATAAGCCGTTGCTGGTGTGCAACGATCGGGGCCAGGAGCCGCAACGAGGAGGATTCGTCCAGGCTCGGTATGGGCGTGGCACCTACACCTATGCGGCCTACGCATTCTATCGGCAATTGCCCGCAGGGGTCGCCGGAGCCTATCGTTTATTCGCCAATATGATCAGCCTGAATCGGGTGCAGCGGCAAAAGTCATAG
- a CDS encoding 6-phospho-beta-glucosidase, producing MNRKGKIAVIGGGGLRTPLLLYGLDQVRETLGVREVALFDPDRDRLNVVAALGEEILRQAKSDIRITRHAQLEDAITEADFIVISIRVGGMESRARDERLAIEHGLVGQETIPPAGLAMALRTIPVILRQAELIEELNPTAWIINFTNPVGIITQAITTRTSLRVIGVCDTPMELFHRIAQALDLHEGDIQCDYVGLNHLGWVSDVRVGGENVMARLLHDDRRLEKLYPTKLFPAEFIRRLGLIPSEYLFFFYARSRAFDMQMEAGTSRASELVELNDDLLATLRTAFVQGEKEKAVEVYRRYLRRRSCSYLKLEAEGRSAFHVSEGEGEDPFEAATGYHRIAIEVMTALVGSEPKRLVVDVSNRGSIADLEPTDVVEVPCLIDKNGVQPVAVGRLPEKVRGLVQSVKTYERLAIQAAVERDEGLARLALTVHPLVGQWALADRIISRMLEDNSLHLGYLTSERERVR from the coding sequence ATGAATCGGAAGGGAAAAATTGCCGTAATTGGCGGTGGTGGATTGCGGACCCCCCTGCTGCTTTACGGTCTCGACCAGGTTCGGGAGACTCTCGGGGTCCGGGAAGTCGCCCTCTTTGATCCTGATCGTGACCGACTCAACGTCGTCGCTGCTCTGGGTGAAGAGATCCTTCGTCAGGCGAAATCCGACATTCGCATCACTCGACACGCGCAGCTTGAGGATGCCATCACCGAAGCGGATTTCATCGTCATCAGCATCCGTGTGGGAGGAATGGAATCACGGGCGCGAGATGAGCGCTTGGCCATTGAACACGGCCTGGTCGGTCAGGAAACGATCCCGCCGGCGGGACTGGCGATGGCCCTGCGAACGATCCCCGTCATCCTGCGCCAGGCGGAACTCATCGAGGAGCTGAACCCGACGGCCTGGATCATCAACTTCACCAACCCGGTGGGGATCATCACCCAGGCCATCACCACGCGAACGAGTCTTCGGGTCATCGGCGTTTGCGACACGCCGATGGAGTTGTTTCACCGCATTGCACAGGCGCTCGATCTGCACGAGGGTGATATTCAGTGTGACTACGTCGGATTGAATCACCTCGGCTGGGTCTCGGATGTGCGCGTCGGCGGCGAGAACGTGATGGCCCGCTTGCTCCACGATGACAGGCGGCTGGAGAAGCTCTACCCGACAAAGCTTTTCCCCGCGGAATTCATCCGACGGCTTGGGCTCATCCCCAGCGAATACCTCTTCTTTTTTTACGCTCGCTCGCGCGCATTCGACATGCAGATGGAGGCGGGAACAAGCCGGGCCAGCGAGCTTGTTGAATTGAATGACGATCTCCTGGCCACACTGCGCACAGCATTCGTTCAGGGCGAAAAGGAGAAGGCGGTGGAGGTCTATCGTCGTTATCTGCGCCGTCGGTCATGCTCCTATTTGAAGCTGGAAGCGGAGGGGCGGTCGGCCTTCCACGTGTCCGAGGGTGAAGGGGAAGACCCCTTCGAAGCCGCAACGGGCTATCATCGGATCGCTATCGAAGTGATGACGGCACTGGTCGGATCAGAGCCGAAACGTCTCGTTGTGGATGTCAGCAATCGCGGAAGCATCGCAGATCTGGAACCAACGGATGTTGTGGAAGTACCCTGCCTTATTGATAAGAACGGGGTGCAACCGGTGGCTGTCGGTCGCCTGCCGGAAAAGGTGCGCGGGCTCGTTCAGTCCGTCAAGACTTACGAACGCCTGGCGATTCAGGCGGCCGTCGAACGAGATGAAGGCCTGGCGCGGCTGGCGCTCACGGTTCATCCTCTGGTAGGCCAATGGGCGCTTGCCGACAGAATCATCTCCCGGATGCTGGAGGACAATTCCCTGCATCTGGGCTATCTGACGTCAGAACGCGAACGCGTCCGATGA
- a CDS encoding amino acid permease: MDDKATPIAKDTSLVRGVGLLQATSANMLNMIGIGPFITIPIMIGTLGGPHAMIGWILGAIISMCDGLVWAELGAAMPGSGGPYVYLQQAYGPDRLGRLMSFLYIWQTIFIAPLSIASGAVGFALYTKYFWPTMTPWETKLMAAGLCLFVTALLYRDIRGVGRLAVGLWVVVMLTVAWIVISGLIHFQPRLVMDIPPDAFRLSKDFIVGLGGATLIAMYSYGGYFNVCLFGGEVKDPGRTIPRSILLAIVVVALLYITMSVTIIGVIPWREAMQSPSVVSDFIEKIYGPWAGKLVTGLILWTSLGSVFAIVLGYSRVPYAAAVDGRFFKPFARVHPTKRFPSFSLVTIGVTAALACWFTLDEIIKALLVIQIIIQYIAQVIAVTMIRRFRPDIERPFRMWLYPLPSLIALGGWLYILLSSGLPFIFAGLTLLVVGIGAYLWLAHQQKEWPFAPVAVPEVSWH, encoded by the coding sequence GTGGACGATAAAGCGACACCGATAGCGAAAGATACATCGCTTGTTCGTGGCGTGGGTCTGCTTCAGGCGACGTCGGCGAACATGCTCAACATGATCGGAATCGGTCCGTTCATCACAATTCCCATCATGATCGGGACCCTTGGGGGCCCTCATGCGATGATCGGCTGGATTCTGGGAGCGATCATCTCCATGTGCGACGGGCTGGTCTGGGCCGAGCTGGGAGCAGCCATGCCGGGTTCCGGGGGCCCCTATGTGTACCTCCAGCAAGCTTACGGACCGGACCGACTCGGACGGTTGATGAGCTTCCTCTATATCTGGCAGACCATTTTTATCGCGCCGCTTTCGATTGCCTCCGGTGCGGTGGGGTTTGCGCTCTACACGAAATATTTCTGGCCGACGATGACGCCATGGGAGACGAAACTCATGGCTGCCGGATTGTGCCTGTTCGTCACGGCCCTTCTTTATCGGGATATTCGCGGCGTGGGCCGTTTGGCTGTGGGCCTGTGGGTGGTCGTGATGCTCACGGTGGCGTGGATCGTTATCTCCGGCCTCATTCACTTTCAGCCGCGGTTGGTGATGGACATTCCACCGGATGCCTTTCGGCTGTCGAAGGATTTCATCGTGGGTCTTGGCGGCGCTACGCTCATCGCCATGTACAGTTACGGGGGGTACTTCAACGTCTGTCTTTTCGGCGGCGAAGTGAAGGATCCCGGGCGAACGATTCCCCGCTCGATTTTGCTGGCTATTGTCGTCGTCGCGCTACTCTATATCACGATGAGTGTCACGATCATCGGCGTCATCCCCTGGCGCGAGGCCATGCAAAGTCCTTCCGTCGTCTCCGATTTCATCGAGAAGATTTACGGCCCCTGGGCGGGCAAGCTCGTCACCGGTCTGATCCTGTGGACGTCGCTCGGGTCGGTCTTCGCCATCGTGCTTGGATACTCGCGCGTACCTTATGCAGCGGCAGTGGACGGGCGGTTTTTCAAACCCTTCGCCCGAGTCCATCCGACGAAGCGATTTCCGTCCTTCTCCCTGGTGACGATCGGAGTCACGGCGGCGCTCGCCTGCTGGTTCACGCTCGACGAGATCATCAAGGCACTGCTCGTGATCCAGATCATCATCCAGTATATTGCCCAGGTGATTGCCGTCACCATGATACGACGTTTCCGTCCGGATATCGAACGACCGTTTCGGATGTGGCTCTATCCTCTGCCGAGCCTGATTGCACTCGGAGGATGGTTATACATTTTGCTTTCGAGCGGGCTTCCCTTCATATTCGCTGGGCTGACCCTGCTGGTGGTAGGAATCGGCGCGTATCTGTGGCTGGCACACCAGCAAAAAGAATGGCCCTTCGCACCGGTAGCCGTCCCGGAGGTCTCATGGCACTGA
- a CDS encoding CoA-acylating methylmalonate-semialdehyde dehydrogenase gives MTSNNVLANFINGQWLPAMATDTLDVVNPATGEVLAAVPLGAEADVGRAVEAAARAFPEWRRTPPVERVQYLFKLKVLLEENLDEIARLITMENGKTLVESRGELRRAIENVEVACGIPTLMQGYNLEDVASGIDEHMIRQPIGVVAAVTPFNFPVMVPLWFLPYAIACGNTFVLKPSERVPVAITRVFELLERTGLPAGVVNLVHGAKAAVDALLDHPDVRAVSFVGSTPVARYIYARAAGAGKRVQCQGGAKNPVVIMPDADMEMAAQIVSESAFGCAGQRCLAVSLALPVAEARRTFTEAIAERARSIRVGYGLEDGVQMGPVITRESKARIEALIARGASHGARLLLDGRGIVVPSYERGNFIAPTILDGLPPESDLATTEIFGPVLSLIHVQGLDEAIELMNRNPYGNMASIFTSSGAAARKFRSEVMAGNIGINIGVAAPMAFFPFSGWKDSFFGVLHGQGRDAVEFYTEKKVIVERWPKEWSRIF, from the coding sequence ATGACGAGCAATAATGTCCTTGCAAACTTCATCAATGGACAATGGCTGCCGGCTATGGCGACAGACACGCTCGATGTCGTCAACCCGGCGACGGGTGAAGTGCTGGCGGCTGTTCCGCTTGGAGCCGAGGCGGATGTTGGCAGGGCGGTCGAGGCGGCTGCCCGCGCGTTCCCGGAGTGGCGTCGCACGCCGCCCGTCGAACGCGTGCAATATCTCTTCAAGCTCAAGGTCTTGCTCGAAGAGAACCTTGATGAAATCGCCCGCCTTATCACAATGGAGAACGGAAAAACGCTCGTCGAATCCCGCGGTGAATTACGACGGGCCATCGAAAATGTGGAAGTAGCCTGTGGCATCCCCACTCTCATGCAGGGATACAATCTCGAGGACGTGGCTTCGGGAATTGACGAGCACATGATTCGTCAACCGATTGGCGTCGTGGCGGCGGTGACTCCGTTCAATTTCCCCGTGATGGTTCCGCTCTGGTTCCTTCCTTACGCAATTGCTTGCGGAAACACCTTTGTGCTGAAGCCGTCGGAACGGGTACCGGTGGCCATCACCCGCGTCTTCGAACTGCTGGAGCGAACGGGCTTGCCCGCGGGCGTGGTCAATCTCGTTCACGGGGCGAAAGCGGCGGTGGATGCCCTGCTCGATCATCCTGATGTGCGGGCGGTCAGTTTTGTGGGTTCCACTCCGGTGGCACGCTATATATACGCCCGGGCTGCTGGCGCGGGAAAACGTGTTCAATGCCAGGGAGGAGCGAAGAATCCGGTCGTGATCATGCCCGATGCCGATATGGAAATGGCGGCCCAGATCGTCAGCGAGAGTGCCTTTGGCTGCGCCGGGCAGCGTTGTCTGGCCGTTTCTCTCGCCCTCCCGGTGGCCGAAGCGCGGCGCACGTTTACCGAGGCGATCGCCGAGCGGGCGCGATCTATCCGCGTGGGCTACGGCCTGGAAGATGGCGTGCAGATGGGCCCGGTCATCACGCGAGAGAGCAAGGCGCGCATTGAGGCTCTGATCGCCCGGGGAGCCAGCCACGGTGCACGCCTTCTGCTCGATGGCCGTGGGATCGTCGTCCCGTCTTACGAAAGGGGTAATTTCATCGCCCCGACGATCCTCGATGGATTGCCTCCGGAAAGTGATCTGGCAACGACGGAAATCTTCGGGCCGGTACTCAGCCTCATTCACGTTCAGGGTCTGGACGAAGCCATCGAATTGATGAACCGCAATCCCTACGGCAATATGGCTTCGATCTTCACGTCAAGTGGAGCTGCCGCCCGCAAATTCCGTTCCGAGGTGATGGCGGGCAATATCGGAATCAACATCGGCGTCGCCGCTCCCATGGCTTTTTTCCCTTTCAGCGGGTGGAAAGACAGCTTTTTCGGCGTTCTTCACGGCCAGGGACGCGACGCTGTCGAGTTCTACACGGAAAAGAAAGTCATCGTCGAACGCTGGCCGAAGGAATGGTCGCGCATTTTTTAA
- a CDS encoding carbohydrate kinase family protein, with translation MALMTGKEWDVVTVGDIFIDLVMSGFPRWPRPGEEAFASTFTREVGGGAAITACGLARLGLRVGILAVVGAEDGEWVIKRLHQQGVETDLIRHDPEEPTALTVSVSSSEDRAFFTYAGANRRLTEVLGEDEARRSLARARHVHLACALDPGALVALSRDFHSRDCSVSLDIGWHESWLRDPRSLDALREIDLFFPNEREAQCLTGESEPEAILRALARAGLPAVALKRGPAGAALLYQNELYFVEPYPVIPIDTTGAGDCFDAGFLAAWLGGESPERCLRRANICGALSTRRLGGIAAFPTPEEIDAAGLAESSQQREGETVGRRHLTRKG, from the coding sequence ATGGCACTGATGACGGGCAAGGAATGGGACGTCGTCACTGTCGGGGATATTTTCATTGACCTTGTGATGAGCGGATTTCCCCGCTGGCCCCGACCGGGGGAGGAGGCCTTTGCCTCGACGTTTACTCGAGAGGTCGGAGGGGGCGCGGCGATTACCGCTTGCGGGCTGGCTCGACTGGGATTGCGCGTCGGTATCCTCGCCGTCGTTGGGGCTGAGGATGGGGAATGGGTCATCAAGCGACTACATCAACAGGGCGTGGAAACAGACCTGATCCGGCACGATCCCGAGGAACCCACTGCCCTCACCGTCAGCGTGTCCTCGAGCGAGGACCGCGCATTTTTCACCTATGCCGGCGCTAACCGCCGCCTGACGGAGGTACTTGGCGAGGACGAGGCGCGCCGGAGTCTCGCTCGGGCACGCCACGTTCACCTGGCCTGCGCTCTCGATCCCGGTGCGCTCGTAGCCCTGAGCCGCGATTTCCACTCCCGCGACTGTAGCGTGTCGCTCGACATCGGGTGGCACGAGTCCTGGCTGCGCGATCCTCGAAGTCTGGACGCCTTGCGGGAAATTGATCTTTTCTTTCCCAACGAGCGGGAGGCTCAGTGTCTGACTGGAGAATCTGAACCCGAAGCGATACTGCGGGCGTTGGCGCGCGCCGGTCTTCCTGCCGTCGCACTCAAGCGGGGCCCGGCGGGAGCCGCGCTCCTCTATCAGAACGAGCTGTATTTCGTCGAGCCGTATCCGGTCATCCCGATTGATACTACGGGCGCCGGTGATTGTTTCGATGCGGGATTCCTGGCGGCATGGCTCGGAGGCGAATCACCCGAGCGGTGTCTCCGTCGGGCCAATATCTGCGGCGCACTCTCCACACGCCGCCTCGGGGGTATTGCGGCCTTCCCCACACCCGAGGAGATTGATGCCGCGGGGCTCGCCGAATCCTCGCAACAACGAGAAGGCGAGACGGTCGGTCGGAGACACCTCACGAGGAAGGGGTAA